From the genome of Alosa sapidissima isolate fAloSap1 chromosome 14, fAloSap1.pri, whole genome shotgun sequence, one region includes:
- the LOC121681766 gene encoding very-long-chain (3R)-3-hydroxyacyl-CoA dehydratase-like isoform X2, whose product MAILMKIYLFTYNLIQFLGFVWIFSNMTARLVLEGKESVYHTFKFCWTTMFICQILAVVEVINPALGLVNTAVFPAMVQVMGRNVILFVIFGSLAEMQNRVVVFFVFYLWSTIEIFRYPFYMLASIGLEWRLLTWLRYTVWTLLYPLGTVAEAVAVVQSLSLFDASGLYSIPLPAALGQSISFSLTLKLYLFVMFLGLFINMRHLISQRRRHFLRRELKVD is encoded by the exons ATGGCAATCCTTATGAAGATCTACCTTTTCACCTATAACCTGATTCAGTTCCTGGGCTTTGTGTGGATCTTTTCCAATATGACTGCACGTCTTGTTCTAGAGGGGAAAG AGTCTGTTTATCACACCTTCAAGTTCTGTTGGACTACGATGTTCATTTGTCAGATTTTGGCAGTGGTTGAGGTCATTAACCCAGCCTTGGGGCTGGTAAACACAGCAGTCTTCCCTGCCATGGTCCAG GTGATGGGCAGGAATGTCATActgtttgtcatttttggaagcCTGGCCGAAATGCAGAACCGTGTTGTGGTGTTCTTTGTCTTCTACCTGTGGAGCACCATTGAGATCTTCAG GTACCCATTTTATATGCTGGCCAGCATTGGCCTGGAGTGGAGATTGCTCACCTGGCTCAGGTACACCGTCTGGACATTACTATACCCACTGGGCACTGTAGCAGAAG ctgtgGCTGTGGTGCAGTCTCTGAGCCTTTTTGATGCGTCGGGTCTGTACAGTATTCCTTTACCTGCAGCCCTTGGCCAGTCCATCAGCTTCTCCCTCACACTCAAACTATATTTATTTGTCATGTTTCTGG GTCTTTTTATAAACATGAGGCATCTGATCAGCCAGAGAAGACGCCATTTCCTCAGGAGAGAACTCAAAGTTGACTGA
- the LOC121681766 gene encoding very-long-chain (3R)-3-hydroxyacyl-CoA dehydratase-like isoform X1, whose product MTRNSPEPVTRDVMAILMKIYLFTYNLIQFLGFVWIFSNMTARLVLEGKESVYHTFKFCWTTMFICQILAVVEVINPALGLVNTAVFPAMVQVMGRNVILFVIFGSLAEMQNRVVVFFVFYLWSTIEIFRYPFYMLASIGLEWRLLTWLRYTVWTLLYPLGTVAEAVAVVQSLSLFDASGLYSIPLPAALGQSISFSLTLKLYLFVMFLGLFINMRHLISQRRRHFLRRELKVD is encoded by the exons ATGACTCGAAATAGCCCAGAGCCTGTGACTCGGGATG TCATGGCAATCCTTATGAAGATCTACCTTTTCACCTATAACCTGATTCAGTTCCTGGGCTTTGTGTGGATCTTTTCCAATATGACTGCACGTCTTGTTCTAGAGGGGAAAG AGTCTGTTTATCACACCTTCAAGTTCTGTTGGACTACGATGTTCATTTGTCAGATTTTGGCAGTGGTTGAGGTCATTAACCCAGCCTTGGGGCTGGTAAACACAGCAGTCTTCCCTGCCATGGTCCAG GTGATGGGCAGGAATGTCATActgtttgtcatttttggaagcCTGGCCGAAATGCAGAACCGTGTTGTGGTGTTCTTTGTCTTCTACCTGTGGAGCACCATTGAGATCTTCAG GTACCCATTTTATATGCTGGCCAGCATTGGCCTGGAGTGGAGATTGCTCACCTGGCTCAGGTACACCGTCTGGACATTACTATACCCACTGGGCACTGTAGCAGAAG ctgtgGCTGTGGTGCAGTCTCTGAGCCTTTTTGATGCGTCGGGTCTGTACAGTATTCCTTTACCTGCAGCCCTTGGCCAGTCCATCAGCTTCTCCCTCACACTCAAACTATATTTATTTGTCATGTTTCTGG GTCTTTTTATAAACATGAGGCATCTGATCAGCCAGAGAAGACGCCATTTCCTCAGGAGAGAACTCAAAGTTGACTGA